A window of the Motilibacter rhizosphaerae genome harbors these coding sequences:
- a CDS encoding universal stress protein: MEELQRRSTEPGPARERGPVVLVGVDGSRASRCAALAAASAARRMEGSVLAVHVPTLSPLAALACSMGAGALLGEAQREVSRQIEDELASLLELEDVPWRFVVETGPVGPALVRLAASTRAAVVVVGAPRRTWRGRLAHLLVPSVPRLLLRSGTDRLLIA; the protein is encoded by the coding sequence ATGGAGGAGCTGCAGCGTCGCAGCACGGAGCCCGGACCGGCGCGGGAGCGCGGGCCCGTCGTGCTCGTCGGGGTGGACGGGAGCAGGGCCTCGCGGTGCGCCGCGCTGGCCGCGGCGAGCGCCGCGCGGCGGATGGAGGGCTCGGTCCTCGCGGTCCACGTCCCCACGCTGTCGCCGCTCGCCGCCCTCGCCTGCTCGATGGGGGCGGGTGCGCTGCTCGGCGAGGCGCAGCGCGAGGTGTCGCGCCAGATCGAGGACGAGCTCGCCAGCCTGCTCGAGCTGGAGGACGTCCCCTGGCGGTTCGTCGTGGAGACGGGCCCGGTCGGCCCGGCCCTCGTGCGCCTCGCCGCGAGCACGCGCGCGGCGGTCGTCGTCGTCGGCGCCCCGCGGCGGACCTGGCGGGGCCGGCTCGCCCACCTGCTCGTCCCGTCGGTCCCGCGCCTGCTGCTCCGTTCGGGGACGGACCGCCTGCTCATCGCCTGA